From one Terriglobales bacterium genomic stretch:
- a CDS encoding two-component regulator propeller domain-containing protein, giving the protein MIAIVQQGTIKPTVLVRLAVRCALVALWCDATLGMARDGAGRPDNQAVNLRVVRQADVEPHTTTLPVVDGKGISLTRLSTAEGFSQTKVGQIVQDGQGFMWFGTQYGLNRYDGYNYKLFVHDPRNPNSLSGVEVNGLFKDRDGALWVGCDQFLNKFNRANETWSTFSTGGKDD; this is encoded by the coding sequence GTGATTGCGATTGTCCAGCAAGGAACAATCAAGCCGACGGTTCTCGTGCGCCTGGCCGTTCGCTGCGCCCTTGTCGCGCTCTGGTGTGATGCCACATTGGGGATGGCCCGAGACGGAGCGGGTCGCCCCGACAATCAGGCCGTCAATCTTAGAGTGGTGCGGCAGGCGGATGTAGAGCCTCACACAACCACCCTGCCAGTGGTCGACGGGAAAGGTATCAGTTTGACACGACTCTCCACAGCCGAGGGGTTTTCGCAAACAAAAGTTGGCCAGATTGTACAGGACGGTCAGGGCTTCATGTGGTTTGGCACGCAATATGGGCTGAACCGGTACGACGGCTACAACTACAAATTGTTCGTCCACGATCCAAGAAATCCCAACAGCCTTAGTGGAGTGGAAGTCAACGGCCTCTTCAAGGATCGCGATGGCGCGCTCTGGGTCGGATGCGATCAATTTCTCAATAAATTCAATCGAGCGAACGAGACGTGGAGCACGTTCTCAACCGGGGGAAAAGATGATTGA
- a CDS encoding TolC family protein translates to MIETRNSVMNTKWRGFFLLVVTAAICRIAAGQSVPPSPDRPWHFPAERKIEDGAKALGVSRLAVDDAKVYSLAELVDFAERNNPETRVAWEGAKSRGAALHIAQSELYPALAAAVLSQVNRQSVLFGSSFVRQTVATFGPALQLDYTMFDFGARAGRIAAARAELAAANFVFNDTHRKIIFQVADTYYRLLNAVGQVEADEASLENAKTVQEAAENRLQNGLATLPDVLEARSATAQAEYDLQSARGAEVIARGDLATTLGIAPTVSIRVQPLDELPAPEMHNDSVEELLTRAMEQRPDLLQQLAGIQAAEGRVREARAAYYPSVKFEATVTGQPQYGWQQQLPPTQATGLNGAAAVRIDWTIFDGGARKNNLLRAQATRNETAAQAQATMDQIADEVWRSYSNVKTAVRQREAATALLQAARQSYIAAVDAYGYGVRSLLDVTAAQRVLAQARSADVAARTAVLDTLADLAFRTGDLVRAGGSREHP, encoded by the coding sequence ATGATTGAAACGAGAAACAGCGTGATGAACACGAAATGGCGAGGATTCTTCCTTCTAGTAGTAACCGCAGCGATTTGCCGAATCGCCGCGGGGCAGAGTGTGCCTCCTTCACCCGATCGACCTTGGCATTTTCCTGCTGAACGCAAAATCGAAGACGGGGCGAAAGCATTGGGGGTTTCGCGACTCGCGGTCGATGACGCGAAGGTATATTCCCTAGCGGAATTGGTGGATTTTGCGGAGCGCAATAATCCAGAGACTCGCGTGGCCTGGGAAGGCGCGAAGAGCAGAGGAGCCGCGCTGCACATCGCGCAAAGCGAATTGTATCCGGCGCTGGCCGCCGCTGTGCTCTCACAAGTCAACCGCCAGTCGGTGTTGTTCGGCAGCAGTTTTGTGCGCCAAACCGTTGCGACGTTTGGACCGGCGTTGCAATTGGATTACACCATGTTCGACTTTGGCGCCCGCGCGGGCCGCATCGCAGCGGCCCGCGCGGAGCTCGCTGCCGCCAACTTTGTCTTCAACGACACCCACCGAAAAATCATTTTCCAAGTCGCGGACACCTACTACCGCCTGCTAAATGCCGTTGGGCAGGTCGAGGCGGACGAAGCCAGCCTGGAGAACGCGAAGACCGTGCAGGAAGCGGCGGAAAATAGGTTACAGAATGGCCTTGCCACTCTTCCCGATGTTCTCGAGGCGCGGAGCGCCACGGCTCAAGCGGAGTACGATTTGCAGTCGGCACGCGGGGCCGAGGTCATTGCGCGTGGCGACCTGGCGACTACGCTTGGGATCGCGCCGACCGTCAGCATTCGAGTGCAGCCACTGGATGAACTGCCGGCTCCCGAGATGCACAATGATTCGGTCGAAGAGTTGCTGACTCGCGCAATGGAACAACGTCCCGACCTGCTGCAGCAGTTAGCGGGAATCCAGGCCGCGGAAGGGAGAGTTCGAGAGGCGCGTGCTGCTTATTATCCTTCCGTGAAATTTGAGGCGACGGTGACCGGGCAGCCACAGTATGGATGGCAGCAGCAGCTTCCTCCAACTCAGGCCACCGGATTGAACGGTGCGGCAGCCGTGAGAATCGATTGGACCATCTTTGACGGCGGAGCCCGAAAGAACAATTTGCTGAGAGCCCAGGCAACTCGAAATGAGACGGCTGCCCAAGCGCAAGCCACCATGGATCAAATTGCGGATGAGGTGTGGCGAAGTTATTCGAACGTCAAAACAGCGGTGCGGCAGCGAGAAGCAGCTACGGCCCTCTTGCAAGCTGCGCGTCAATCCTACATCGCGGCCGTTGACGCCTATGGATACGGCGTCCGCAGCTTACTTGATGTCACCGCAGCTCAACGAGTGCTGGCACAGGCCCGATCGGCCGATGTCGCAGCACGCACGGCGGTTCTCGATACGCTGGCCGATCTGGCTTTTCGAACCGGCGACTTGGTACGTGCGGGTGGTTCGAGGGAGCACCCGTGA
- a CDS encoding biotin/lipoyl-binding protein, whose protein sequence is MDLEQPQKTSRKTIRNLRIAIVLGAIVLGLIVLFEVNRQPRTDDAEVTANFIGIAPQVEGPIIRLNVHDNQFVKQGEPLFEIDDRPYQYALENALSEQAALEGQIGDEGRKIAALVSAVSVSQANIQSSQADVGRWAAAVDQARADVSNAEEGVSRAKAEWTYASNNLHRVEPLLEKQFVTADQVDRARTSEIAQSEALKQASSQLLLSQAGLKSAEAQYERSKAALEQSKAQHQQSVHAVTTLEPLINQRGARASAVKNAQYNLHNCKVYAPFDARVTNLTISEGAYAHIGQQIFILIDARTWWAIGNFREGTLRHIEPGMRADVYVLSKPEVRFSGVVDSVGFGVTPDADVFGTLTSGLPDAQRTLSWVHLASRYPVRVRVKDPPADLFRVGESAVVIIRGR, encoded by the coding sequence ATGGACCTGGAACAGCCGCAAAAAACCAGCCGAAAGACGATTCGCAATCTTCGCATCGCCATCGTATTAGGCGCGATCGTTCTTGGTTTGATTGTGCTCTTCGAAGTCAATCGCCAGCCGCGCACGGACGACGCGGAAGTGACGGCCAATTTCATCGGAATCGCGCCACAGGTGGAAGGGCCGATCATTCGCTTGAACGTCCACGACAATCAGTTTGTGAAGCAGGGCGAACCGCTGTTTGAGATTGACGATCGCCCCTATCAGTACGCTCTCGAAAACGCTCTTTCCGAGCAGGCTGCTCTCGAGGGACAAATCGGAGACGAGGGGCGGAAGATTGCGGCATTGGTAAGCGCCGTATCCGTTTCGCAAGCGAATATCCAGAGCTCGCAGGCTGACGTAGGGCGATGGGCCGCGGCGGTCGATCAAGCGCGGGCCGACGTGTCGAACGCAGAGGAGGGCGTGAGCCGCGCCAAAGCCGAATGGACCTATGCAAGTAACAATCTGCATCGCGTCGAGCCGCTGCTCGAAAAACAGTTCGTAACCGCGGATCAGGTCGATAGAGCGAGAACCTCGGAAATCGCTCAGTCCGAAGCCCTCAAACAGGCCTCCTCGCAACTGCTGCTTTCGCAGGCAGGCCTAAAATCGGCTGAGGCGCAATATGAACGCTCCAAGGCAGCGCTCGAGCAGAGCAAAGCGCAACACCAACAATCCGTGCATGCCGTAACTACGCTCGAGCCGCTAATTAACCAGCGCGGGGCTCGTGCCTCGGCTGTCAAGAATGCCCAATACAATCTCCACAACTGCAAGGTCTATGCACCGTTTGACGCTCGAGTTACAAATCTCACCATTTCGGAAGGCGCGTATGCGCATATAGGCCAGCAGATTTTCATACTGATTGACGCGCGGACTTGGTGGGCGATTGGTAATTTTCGAGAGGGCACTCTTCGACACATCGAGCCAGGGATGCGGGCAGATGTTTACGTGCTGTCGAAACCTGAAGTGCGCTTCTCCGGAGTCGTGGATAGCGTCGGCTTTGGCGTCACGCCCGATGCCGATGTTTTTGGCACCTTAACTTCTGGTCTACCCGACGCGCAGCGAACGCTTAGCTGGGTTCATCTCGCATCACGGTACCCAGTCCGCGTGCGCGTGAAGGATCCGCCCGCCGATCTCTTTCGCGTGGGCGAGTCAGCGGTTGTGATCATTCGCGGACGTTGA